The following are encoded in a window of Sinomonas cyclohexanicum genomic DNA:
- a CDS encoding ferrochelatase: MAPLAVSLAPNPVTDAGRAEPAEYDAILLASFGGPEGQDDVIPFLRNVTRGRGIPDERLEAVSHHYRAFGGVSPINAQNRALKAALEAELAARGIDLPLYWGNRNWDPFIPQTLQEMYDAGHRKVLMLTTSVYSCYSSCRQYREDIGLALTETGLAGRLRVDKVRQYFDHPGFVAPFVEGTAAGLAEVREALGAVDGSRDSEIRVLFATHSIPTRDAEAAGRSEGEVREFEGGSAYVAQHLANARAVMAAVTGSADGAVKWDLVYQSRSGAPHVPWLEPDINDHLEAIAGEGGDGVNGVVIVPLGFVSDHMEVVWDLDTEALDKCKELGVAAVRVPTPGVHRDFVAGLVDLIRERTAQGAVAGRPHVTDLGPWYDVCRPGCCANFRGAKPVIAEAGVELGTAHDAYPAGAGEA; encoded by the coding sequence GTGGCGCCCCTGGCGGTCAGCCTCGCCCCGAACCCGGTCACGGACGCAGGGCGCGCCGAGCCGGCCGAGTACGACGCGATCCTGCTCGCGTCCTTCGGCGGTCCGGAGGGCCAGGACGACGTCATCCCGTTCCTGCGCAACGTGACGCGCGGCCGCGGCATCCCGGACGAGCGCCTCGAGGCCGTGAGCCACCACTACCGCGCGTTCGGCGGCGTGAGCCCCATCAACGCGCAGAACCGTGCGCTCAAGGCGGCGCTCGAGGCCGAGCTGGCCGCACGCGGCATCGACCTGCCCCTCTACTGGGGCAACCGCAACTGGGACCCGTTCATCCCGCAGACCCTGCAGGAGATGTACGACGCGGGGCACCGCAAGGTGCTCATGCTCACCACGAGCGTGTACTCGTGCTACTCGAGCTGCCGGCAGTACCGCGAGGACATCGGCCTCGCCCTCACCGAGACCGGCCTCGCCGGGCGCCTGCGTGTGGACAAGGTCCGCCAGTACTTCGATCACCCGGGCTTCGTGGCGCCGTTCGTCGAGGGCACGGCCGCGGGCCTCGCCGAGGTCCGCGAGGCGCTCGGCGCCGTGGACGGGTCCCGCGACTCCGAGATCCGGGTCCTCTTCGCGACCCACTCGATCCCCACGCGCGACGCCGAGGCGGCCGGCCGCTCGGAGGGCGAGGTACGCGAGTTCGAGGGCGGCTCGGCATACGTGGCGCAGCACCTCGCGAACGCGCGGGCCGTCATGGCGGCCGTGACCGGCTCTGCCGACGGCGCAGTGAAGTGGGACCTCGTGTACCAGTCTCGCTCCGGCGCCCCGCATGTCCCGTGGCTCGAGCCGGACATCAACGATCACCTCGAGGCGATCGCCGGCGAGGGCGGGGACGGCGTCAACGGCGTTGTCATCGTCCCGCTGGGCTTCGTGTCGGACCACATGGAGGTGGTCTGGGACCTCGACACCGAGGCCCTCGACAAGTGCAAGGAGCTCGGAGTCGCGGCGGTGCGCGTGCCGACCCCGGGCGTCCACCGCGACTTCGTGGCCGGCCTCGTGGACCTCATCCGCGAACGCACCGCCCAGGGCGCCGTCGCCGGCCGCCCGCACGTGACCGACCTCGGACCGTGGTACGACGTGTGCCGCCCGGGCTGCTGCGCGAACTTCCGCGGGGCCAAGCCGGTCATTGCGGAAGCGGGCGTCGAGCTCGGCACGGCCCACGACGCCTACCCTGCCGGGGCCGGCGAGGCCTGA
- the hemQ gene encoding hydrogen peroxide-dependent heme synthase, with the protein MSHTSVESVTKTADGGEAAETQYFTLWTVFCRVPGAPAPADSTVSEFEALVARLAEAGVTLRGAYDVSAMRADADIMVWLHGPQPEALQQAVRDIRRSGLFAETEIAWSAMGVHREAEFAKNHTPAFSRGVEPSTWLTVYPFVRSYEWYLLPAEERSRMLRDHGMLGRDFPQVLSNTVSAFALGDWEWILALEAPQLTDLVDMMRHLRYTDARNHVREEVPFYTGRRISAAEIAEVLA; encoded by the coding sequence ATGAGCCACACTTCCGTCGAATCTGTCACCAAAACCGCCGACGGCGGCGAGGCCGCCGAGACGCAGTACTTCACCCTCTGGACCGTGTTCTGCCGCGTCCCCGGCGCCCCTGCCCCCGCGGACAGCACGGTGTCCGAGTTCGAGGCCCTCGTCGCCCGGCTCGCAGAGGCTGGAGTCACGCTGCGTGGCGCCTATGACGTGTCTGCAATGCGCGCCGACGCAGACATCATGGTCTGGCTGCACGGCCCACAGCCCGAGGCCCTCCAGCAGGCCGTGCGCGACATCCGCCGCTCCGGGCTGTTCGCCGAGACCGAGATCGCATGGTCCGCGATGGGCGTGCACCGCGAGGCCGAGTTCGCCAAGAACCACACCCCGGCGTTCTCCCGCGGCGTCGAGCCCAGCACGTGGCTCACCGTCTACCCGTTCGTCCGCTCCTACGAGTGGTACCTCCTGCCCGCCGAGGAGCGCTCCCGCATGCTCCGCGACCACGGCATGCTCGGCCGCGACTTCCCGCAGGTCCTCTCCAACACCGTCTCGGCGTTCGCGCTCGGGGACTGGGAGTGGATCCTCGCCCTGGAGGCCCCCCAGCTGACGGACCTCGTCGACATGATGCGCCACCTCCGCTACACCGACGCCCGCAACCACGTGCGCGAAGAGGTGCCCTTCTACACCGGACGCCGCATCTCGGCCGCCGAGATCGCCGAGGTGCTCGCGTGA
- the hemG gene encoding protoporphyrinogen oxidase — translation MDDASRRPRALVVGGGISGLVAALELRRAGLDVTVLEADRRWGGCIGEHEVAGLRLDSGAESFATRTDAVRTLVEEIGLAEDVVAPHPSGAWVILPDGPAELPKTGVLGIPANPWDAEVRAALGLWGSLRASADRWLPAREPRGTESVADLVRARMGRRVLDRLVAPVVGGVHSADPALLDADMVAPGLRRLMAEKGSLAAAVAAQRGAARGRKAGSAVAGIRGGLNRIVAALVERLEADGVRLVLGERVERLERATGADGSTLWRVGAVVPSEGSEEEALLGPEDTYEADVVVVALGGPAAVELLSDAVPALAGHEPVPGPEVKLVTLVLDCPALDARPRGTGVLVAPQVPGVEAKALTHATAKWAWLADEAGAGTHVVRLSYGRAGDRVPGVAGVGRGPETDNELFAAAVRDASTLLGVALTPEDVTGWDVVRWQGALPFATVGHRERVAAIRALVGAQPGLAVVGGWAAGNGLAAVIPDARSQAIALAGSLERGLPS, via the coding sequence ATGGACGACGCGTCGCGGCGCCCCCGGGCGCTCGTGGTGGGCGGCGGAATCTCCGGTCTCGTCGCCGCGCTCGAGCTGCGCCGCGCCGGGCTGGACGTGACCGTGCTCGAGGCCGATCGCCGCTGGGGCGGCTGCATCGGCGAGCACGAGGTGGCAGGCCTGCGGCTCGACAGCGGCGCTGAGTCCTTCGCGACGCGCACCGACGCGGTGCGGACCCTCGTGGAAGAGATAGGCCTCGCGGAGGACGTTGTGGCCCCCCACCCCTCCGGCGCATGGGTGATCCTCCCGGACGGCCCGGCCGAGCTGCCCAAGACCGGCGTCCTCGGCATCCCGGCCAACCCCTGGGATGCCGAGGTCCGCGCGGCGCTGGGCCTGTGGGGCTCGCTGCGCGCTTCGGCGGACCGATGGCTTCCCGCGCGCGAGCCGCGCGGAACGGAGAGTGTGGCCGATCTCGTGCGGGCGCGGATGGGCCGCCGCGTCCTCGACCGGCTCGTCGCCCCCGTGGTCGGCGGCGTGCACTCCGCGGATCCCGCGCTGCTCGACGCCGACATGGTGGCCCCGGGGCTGCGCCGGCTCATGGCCGAGAAGGGCTCGCTCGCGGCCGCGGTGGCAGCGCAGCGCGGGGCCGCACGCGGGCGGAAGGCGGGCTCGGCGGTCGCCGGCATCCGGGGCGGCCTCAACCGCATCGTCGCAGCGCTCGTCGAGCGGCTTGAGGCCGACGGCGTGCGGCTCGTCCTGGGCGAACGCGTCGAGCGGCTCGAGCGTGCCACCGGCGCCGACGGCTCGACGCTGTGGCGGGTGGGCGCCGTGGTGCCTTCCGAGGGCTCGGAGGAGGAGGCGCTCCTGGGGCCCGAGGACACGTACGAGGCCGACGTGGTGGTGGTCGCCCTGGGCGGTCCGGCCGCCGTCGAGCTCCTCTCCGACGCCGTCCCGGCCCTCGCGGGGCACGAGCCCGTCCCCGGTCCGGAGGTCAAGCTCGTCACCCTGGTGCTCGACTGCCCCGCGCTCGACGCGCGGCCCCGGGGCACGGGCGTCCTCGTGGCTCCCCAGGTACCGGGGGTGGAGGCCAAAGCGCTCACGCACGCGACCGCGAAGTGGGCCTGGCTTGCCGACGAGGCGGGTGCGGGGACCCACGTGGTGCGGCTCTCGTACGGCCGGGCCGGAGACAGGGTCCCCGGCGTGGCCGGTGTCGGGCGGGGGCCCGAGACGGACAACGAGCTGTTCGCCGCCGCGGTCAGGGACGCCTCGACCCTCCTGGGCGTGGCGCTGACGCCGGAGGATGTCACAGGCTGGGACGTGGTCAGGTGGCAGGGGGCGCTGCCGTTCGCCACGGTCGGGCACCGGGAGAGGGTCGCCGCGATCAGGGCGCTCGTCGGCGCTCAGCCGGGACTCGCCGTCGTGGGCGGCTGGGCCGCGGGGAACGGGCTCGCGGCGGTCATCCCGGACGCCAGAAGCCAGGCAATCGCGCTCGCGGGGTCCCTCGAGCGGGGACTGCCCTCGTGA